One region of Chlorobiota bacterium genomic DNA includes:
- a CDS encoding M1 family metallopeptidase: protein MPRLLRLLPLLLLLSPLPASVAHAWQQRVEYTMEIALDVPAHSYDGKQTLRYTNNSPDTLREVFYHLYYEAFKPGSVMDRRNESLPDGHLHIGSLSTDEQGQVAIAAMTQDGLPVEWDVEETILRVRLAQPLLPGATTSLAMAWRTRIPKLTRRGGWMSREGVEFSMSQWYPKLCEYDASGWHNDEYAGREFYGVWGNFNVAITLPARYVVGATGTVMNPQEVRCGYQVEFPNNGRPSPSYHDTIIAEPAKGETGMKTWRFRAENVHDFAWVADPDYLHRIAQWNGITIHILVKRGIAFAWGNAAEYTIRSMEYFTRRFGEYTWPQFTVAMAGDGGMEYPMLIMITGNRGQQSLASVIAHELGHQWFYGMVGNNETQEAWMDEGFTQFLTEEAMRNVLFPLRTNPFTGLDAMIYPWDDHPWRDVESTYGLTVGGFIEPLSTFHDWHSDGLTAREVYFKGMAVVRMLRDMLGEDLFDHGIRTYVNRWRYRHPSYRDFEKAMEDATGMRLDWFFNQWVVQNTTCDYAIDAVGCQQAPNGTWQTTVELSNRDHVVMPLDLQLHYDDGTIATANIPIEFWRKPGMDFNLPRWSWMERKYRATFATPKRVEKVVVDPSLSMLDLDRTNNTASTGFLANLLPESSVGWWTRWEYSQPLEKYAIRLRPTLWYAQADGVQPGFVADGGYIYDRYNAKAGLYYNVKSGRVDYDVRYNSTFGLLGQQSRVDLFATNNDGVQKWGFQLTKKIPMPTAAQYSPHTFRLAAEREVLVGPNYPNALAPWSGGPSNIISFGYQFATLQRLGNFFRTDLSFDASFASRVRSGGERQGEFTQWTLQSQGAWRWLGLQFGGDLFAGTSVGDPPDQRLFNAAGARSIQMHQNPIHRLAMNARPGFGARNHLALPTEGYLLSLLSNGFAETRYGRSLLNGRITVGNLNPFASLISVPYLREFDVAAYAAAGWLFPGEVTFGGFRTLHAEAGVVASADLLELLDELFLPSAIVAALDSPAPVRLSLHLPFWASSPLLPKEGVAYRFAIGVSL from the coding sequence ATGCCACGATTGCTTCGCTTGCTTCCCCTGCTCCTTCTTCTTTCCCCCCTTCCGGCCTCGGTTGCCCACGCATGGCAGCAACGGGTGGAATATACCATGGAGATCGCGCTTGACGTTCCCGCCCACAGTTACGATGGGAAGCAGACGCTTCGCTACACCAACAACTCCCCCGACACGCTTCGCGAGGTCTTCTATCACCTCTATTACGAAGCCTTCAAGCCCGGGAGCGTGATGGACCGGCGCAACGAATCCCTTCCCGATGGCCACTTGCACATCGGCAGCCTTTCCACCGATGAACAGGGCCAGGTGGCGATTGCAGCAATGACGCAAGATGGATTGCCGGTGGAGTGGGATGTGGAGGAGACGATCCTTCGCGTCAGGCTGGCGCAACCGTTGCTTCCTGGCGCAACCACTTCCCTTGCGATGGCGTGGCGAACCCGCATCCCCAAACTGACGCGGCGCGGCGGATGGATGAGCCGCGAAGGGGTGGAATTCTCGATGTCGCAATGGTATCCAAAACTGTGCGAGTATGATGCCAGCGGCTGGCACAACGATGAGTACGCCGGGCGCGAGTTCTACGGCGTGTGGGGGAATTTCAACGTGGCGATTACCCTTCCGGCGCGCTACGTGGTTGGCGCAACCGGAACGGTGATGAACCCGCAAGAAGTCCGATGCGGGTACCAGGTGGAGTTCCCCAACAACGGACGGCCATCCCCTTCCTACCACGACACCATCATCGCCGAGCCAGCAAAGGGGGAAACGGGGATGAAGACCTGGCGATTCCGTGCCGAGAACGTCCACGATTTTGCATGGGTTGCCGACCCCGATTACCTGCACCGCATTGCCCAGTGGAACGGCATCACAATCCACATTTTGGTGAAACGGGGCATCGCCTTTGCCTGGGGAAACGCGGCTGAGTACACCATCCGTTCGATGGAGTATTTCACCCGCCGATTTGGGGAATACACGTGGCCGCAGTTCACCGTTGCAATGGCCGGCGACGGGGGGATGGAGTACCCGATGCTGATTATGATTACCGGCAACCGTGGCCAACAATCGCTGGCATCGGTGATTGCCCACGAGCTTGGCCACCAGTGGTTCTACGGAATGGTTGGCAACAACGAAACCCAAGAAGCATGGATGGATGAAGGCTTCACGCAGTTCCTGACCGAGGAGGCAATGCGGAACGTCCTGTTCCCGCTGCGGACCAACCCCTTCACCGGATTGGACGCGATGATCTACCCCTGGGACGACCACCCGTGGCGCGATGTGGAATCCACCTACGGCCTGACCGTTGGCGGATTTATCGAACCCCTTTCCACCTTCCACGATTGGCACAGCGACGGGCTGACGGCTCGCGAGGTCTATTTCAAGGGAATGGCGGTGGTGCGGATGCTGCGCGATATGCTGGGGGAAGATCTGTTCGACCACGGAATCCGAACGTACGTGAACCGCTGGCGATACCGCCACCCAAGCTACCGCGATTTTGAAAAAGCGATGGAGGACGCAACCGGAATGCGGCTGGATTGGTTCTTCAACCAGTGGGTCGTCCAGAATACAACCTGCGATTACGCCATTGACGCGGTCGGCTGCCAGCAAGCCCCCAACGGAACGTGGCAAACCACCGTGGAGCTTTCCAACCGCGACCACGTTGTGATGCCGCTGGACCTTCAACTCCATTACGACGATGGGACGATTGCCACCGCGAACATCCCGATTGAGTTCTGGCGGAAGCCTGGAATGGACTTCAATCTTCCCCGCTGGAGCTGGATGGAGCGGAAGTACCGCGCCACGTTCGCCACGCCGAAGCGGGTGGAAAAAGTGGTGGTGGATCCATCCCTTTCCATGCTGGACCTGGACCGCACGAACAACACCGCCAGCACAGGTTTCTTGGCCAACCTTCTGCCAGAAAGCAGCGTTGGTTGGTGGACCCGGTGGGAGTATTCGCAGCCGCTGGAGAAGTATGCAATCCGGCTGCGGCCAACGCTTTGGTACGCCCAAGCCGATGGGGTTCAGCCCGGGTTTGTGGCCGATGGAGGCTACATCTACGACCGCTACAACGCGAAGGCTGGCCTGTACTACAACGTCAAGTCGGGGCGGGTGGATTATGATGTTCGGTACAACAGCACGTTCGGCTTGCTGGGGCAGCAGTCGCGGGTGGACCTGTTCGCCACCAACAACGACGGGGTCCAGAAATGGGGATTCCAACTCACGAAAAAAATCCCGATGCCCACCGCTGCCCAATACTCGCCGCACACGTTCCGTCTTGCCGCCGAGCGCGAAGTCCTTGTTGGACCGAACTATCCAAACGCCCTTGCCCCCTGGAGCGGCGGGCCAAGCAACATCATCAGCTTTGGCTACCAGTTCGCCACGCTGCAACGGCTGGGGAACTTCTTCCGCACCGATCTGAGTTTCGATGCAAGTTTTGCCAGCCGCGTTCGGTCGGGTGGCGAACGTCAGGGTGAGTTCACGCAATGGACGCTGCAAAGCCAGGGGGCGTGGCGTTGGCTGGGGTTGCAGTTCGGTGGCGATCTGTTTGCCGGGACATCGGTTGGGGACCCGCCGGACCAGCGGTTGTTCAATGCCGCCGGCGCACGCTCCATCCAGATGCACCAGAACCCGATCCATCGGCTGGCAATGAACGCCCGGCCTGGGTTCGGGGCGCGGAATCATCTGGCACTCCCCACCGAAGGCTACCTCCTTTCGCTCCTCAGCAATGGCTTTGCCGAAACCCGCTACGGGCGCAGCCTGCTGAACGGCCGGATCACGGTCGGCAATCTGAACCCGTTCGCCTCGCTGATCTCCGTCCCCTACCTGCGTGAGTTTGACGTTGCGGCCTACGCGGCTGCCGGCTGGCTGTTCCCGGGCGAAGTCACCTTCGGCGGCTTCCGAACGCTCCATGCCGAAGCGGGCGTTGTGGCCTCGGCAGATCTTTTGGAGTTGCTTGATGAACTCTTCCTTCCATCGGCCATTGTTGCCGCGCTGGATTCCCCCGCGCCGGTTCGGCTAAGCCTCCATCTTCCGTTTTGGGCAAGCTCACCGTTGCTTCCCAAAGAAGGGGTTGCGTATCGGTTCGCCATTGGGGTCAGCCTGTAG
- a CDS encoding NAD(P)-binding domain-containing protein, which yields MNIAVLGTGVVGKTIATALVELGHSVRMGSRTANNPKAAEWAAGAGSNGSHGTFADAAAFGNVALLCLLGTGALEALELAEEENLNDKIIIDITNPLDFSKADFARGIGPTLYVSGGGDSLGEQVQRRVPGAHVVKALNTVTARVMVNPGMLSGQHDLLICGNNAEAKSQVKEWLREWFGWQSIVDLGDITGARATEGYLLLWLKLFGAIGTPNFNLRVVR from the coding sequence ATGAACATTGCAGTGCTTGGGACCGGAGTTGTTGGCAAGACGATTGCCACAGCGTTAGTTGAACTTGGCCATTCGGTGCGGATGGGGTCCCGCACGGCCAACAATCCGAAGGCAGCCGAATGGGCCGCAGGGGCGGGAAGCAACGGATCGCACGGGACGTTTGCCGATGCTGCGGCGTTCGGCAACGTTGCCCTCCTTTGCCTGCTTGGGACCGGGGCGTTGGAGGCGTTGGAGCTTGCCGAGGAGGAGAACTTGAACGACAAGATCATCATTGACATCACCAACCCGCTCGACTTCTCGAAGGCCGATTTTGCGCGGGGGATTGGGCCAACGCTGTACGTCAGCGGCGGCGGCGATTCGTTGGGGGAGCAAGTGCAGCGGCGGGTCCCGGGGGCGCACGTGGTGAAGGCCCTGAACACCGTCACCGCACGCGTGATGGTGAACCCGGGGATGCTTTCCGGCCAGCACGACCTGTTGATCTGCGGCAACAATGCCGAAGCGAAGTCGCAGGTGAAGGAGTGGCTGCGCGAGTGGTTCGGCTGGCAATCCATTGTGGATTTGGGGGACATCACCGGCGCACGCGCCACCGAAGGATACCTCCTTCTGTGGCTAAAATTATTTGGCGCGATTGGAACGCCGAACTTTAACTTGCGGGTGGTGCGCTAA